taagaaatatttcaaattacccaaatctttcatctcaaattcagaggACAACTGACCTTGTAACCTTTGAATTTCCTCAATGTCATCACCTGTCAcaaccatgtcatcaacatagatAATCAAGGCAGTCACTTTACCACACCGATGTTTAAGAAACAAGGTATGATCTGAATTGCTCTGTCGATacccaattttcttcatgaacttgGTGAACCGGCCAAACCAAGCTCTGGGAGACTGCTTCAAGCCATAAAGCGACTTCTTCAATTTGCACACCACCTGCTCTCCAGTGGAAGTACCATATCCAGGAGGCAAATCCATATAAACTTCTTCATGCAGATCACCatgcaagaatgcattcttaacatcaaactgttgcaaaggccaatcaagattagcagCTAATGAGAGAAGTACCCGAATTGTGTTAATTTTGGCCACTGGTGCAAATGTCTCATCATAATCCACTCCATACTTCTGAGTATACCCTTTAGCCACTAATCTCGCCTTGTACCGATCCACTGAACCATCCGAATTATGTTTCACTGTATACACCCACCGACAACCAACTGTCTTCTTCCCTGGTGGTAATGACACCAACTCCCACGTACAATTCTTCTCAAGAGCATCCATCTCGACTGTCATTGCTTTCATCCACTTCTCATCCTTCAtggcatcctgcactttactaggaagagacacagaagataattgattcacaaaggcTACATATGGTTTAGATAACCTATGGGTCGACACATAATTAGCAACAGGGTATTTAGTCTTAGCACTTAGAGTAGGTTCATAGTGTTTCGGAGGTTGACCACGGGTTGAACGACTGGGTAAGGTTTTGGTAGGAACACTACCTGACACAAAAGGACTTTtagacaaggaaggattggGACATACCTCGGGTGATGATTGAGCAGGTGAGAccgttgaagaggagggagagaCTGAAGCATTGTCTAAAACACCATCTGAAGACGGTAGAACCTCATCCTCCACTTGATCAAAAATTGTCTCCCCAGCCGACTGGTCAGACTGATCCGGTTGACCAGTTGGTAATACATTGCTCAAAGCTTCTTCTCTGGATGAACCCCTGTTTTCCCTATTTTCCTTCTCAATATTAGACGATGGGTCCTCCAACTCTGAGAACTCATATGCCAGACACTCATTTTGCCTATTAGACAAATCTTCATAATAACAAGACTTCTCCCCCTTACTAGGAGTCACAGGAGGCAAGAAATAACAAACATCTTCACTGAAAGTAacatccatggtgacataaaaCTTCTGGGATTGAGGGTGATAACATTTGTAACCTTTCTGATGAGACCCATacccaacaaacacacacttaagggctcTAGCATCCAATTTTGTCCTTTGATTTTTATACAAATGAACataggcaacacaaccaaagacacgagcaggaaGGGTATTAGATGATGGGATAGAAACATAGTTAGACAAGACCTCAAGTGGGACACAACCTTGAAGAGGAGCAGATGGAAggcgattgataagatgagaagcACACAAAACAGCTTCTCCCCAGAGGTACTTAGGCATGTTAGCACTAAGCAAAAGAGATCGAGCCATATCCAAAAGGTGACGATTTTTCCGTTCAGACACCCCATTTTGCTCTGGTGTCTGTGGACAGGAAGTTTGATGGATTATGCCATGGTGTTGGAAAtattcatgaaaagaatgattaATAAACACACCCCCATTATCGGAACGAAAAACCTTAACATGAGCATCATATTGAGTACGAACAAGACTATGAAATGCTGTAAAGGCAGAGAAGACAGAATCTTTGGACTTAAGTAGAACCACCCAAGATAATCGGGTAAAGTCATCGATGaataacacaaaatatcgcattCCAGAAAGGGTAGAATGTTTAGAAGGACCCCACAAGTCTGAATGAATTAACTCAAAAGGCATAGTACTAGAATGAAAGCTCGAAGGATAACTAGACCTATGACTCTTAGCCAaagcacaagtttcacaatgcaAGCTAGAATCACTTATTCCCAAAAATAACGAAggcatggacttcttcataactcCAAACGATGGGTGACCCAAACGCCTGTGCCACAACCATAACTCACTCAGTCGATCAGAACTCGATGTCAGGGCTAAAGGTTGTTCTGGTTCTTGTGTTTGTCCTGCGTACATGCAATCCAAATGAAACAGTCTCCCCCTCAGGTCTCCCTTGCCCATGATCACCCGATTGCATAGATTCTGAAAAACAACATACATTGGATAAAAGGTTACTGAGCACTTATTCTGTGAATTCAATTGAGATACAGATAACAGATGATGAGACAACGAGGGCACATAAAGGACATCATGTAAAATAATGGATGGTGTAACTTGAACAGACCCAATACCTAAGACCGGAAAAGACACACCATTTGCATTAGAGACATGAGATATAGAAGGAGATGACATAGACACAAAGAAAGACTTGTCGTAGGTCATATGATCGgacgcaccagaatcaattatccatgtatcactaccagtaaagtcagaaatatgtaaagcaataccaattttacctcgagttTCCTTAGTCAAGGAAACATTACCCTTAGAGAGGTCTCGCCCTTCGACACCATAGAAATCAGGTTCTGGCACCATTTGGATTGCTGCTTTGCCTCTCTGACCTCTACTTCCTCCAGTATTACTTCCTCCTCTCCAACCGGAATTGTTCGAATTAAACCTTCGCAGCTTAGGGCATTCATTCTTGAAATGACCAACTTCCTTACAATAGTTGCAAGTCATTTGGTTATTAACCGGAACCAGCCCTCGGCTATAATTCTGATTCTGTTGGTACACCTGGCTCCGAGGTCGATAGTGATTTAGAGATGGGATATGAGATGAACTCCCATACTGAGGAGACGAAGATTGA
Above is a genomic segment from Rosa chinensis cultivar Old Blush chromosome 3, RchiOBHm-V2, whole genome shotgun sequence containing:
- the LOC112192448 gene encoding uncharacterized protein LOC112192448 isoform X1 — encoded protein: MNALSCEGLIRTIPVGEEEVILEEVEVREAKQQSKWCQNLISMVSKGETSLRNLCNRVIMGKGDLRGRLFHLDCMYAGQTQEPEQPLALTSSSDRLSELWLWHRRLGHPSFGVMKKSMPSLFLGISDSSLHCETCALAKSHRSSYPSSFHSSTMPFELIHSDLWGPSKHSTLSGMRYFVLFIDDFTRLSWVVLLKSKDSVFSAFTAFHSLVRTQYDAHVKVFRSDNGGVFINHSFHEYFQHHGIIHQTSCPQTPEQNGVSERKNRHLLDMARSLLLSANMPKYLWGEAVLCASHLINRLPSAPLQGCVPLEVLSNYVSIPSSNTLPARVFGCVAYVHLYKNQRTKLDARALKCVFVGYGSHQKGYKCYHPQSQKFYVTMDVTFSEDVCYFLPPVTPSKGEKSCYYEDLSNRQNECLAYEFSELEDPSSNIEKENRENRGSSREEALSNVLPTGQPDQSDQSAGETIFDQVEDEVLPSSDGVLDNASVSPSSSTVSPAQSSPEVCPNPSLSKSPFVSGSVPTKTLPSRSTRGQPPKHYEPTLSAKTKYPVANYVSTHRLSKPYVAFVNQLSSVSLPSKVQDAMKDEKWMKAMTVEMDALEKNCTWELVSLPPGKKTVGCRWVYTVKHNSDGSVDRYKARLVAKGYTQKYGVDYDETFAPVAKINTIRVLLSLAANLDWPLQQFDVKNAFLHGDLHEEVYMDLPPGYGTSTGEQVVCKLKKSLYGLKQSPRAWFGRFTKFMKKIGYRQSNSDHTLFLKHRCGKVTALIIYVDDMVVTGDDIEEIQRLQGQLSSEFEMKDLGNLKYFLGIEVARGKDCIVLSQRKYVLDLLAETGMLDCKPAATPIEQNHRLAEYIDQVPTNKGRYQRLVGRLIYLSHTRPDLAYAVSVVSQFMHNPSEAHMDAVFRILQYLKSAPGKGLIFSKFSHLDVSGYTDADWAGNITDRRSTSGYFTFVGGNLVTWKSKKQKVVARSSAEAEYRGMARGLCEMLWLRNLLRDLGFMQKKAMPLYCDNKAAIEIAHNPVQHDRTKHVEVDRHFIKEKLDAQVILFPFVPTEEQLADILTKALSSKAFYDSLDKLGIRDLYAPT
- the LOC112192448 gene encoding uncharacterized protein LOC112192448 isoform X2, whose product is MGKGDLRGRLFHLDCMYAGQTQEPEQPLALTSSSDRLSELWLWHRRLGHPSFGVMKKSMPSLFLGISDSSLHCETCALAKSHRSSYPSSFHSSTMPFELIHSDLWGPSKHSTLSGMRYFVLFIDDFTRLSWVVLLKSKDSVFSAFTAFHSLVRTQYDAHVKVFRSDNGGVFINHSFHEYFQHHGIIHQTSCPQTPEQNGVSERKNRHLLDMARSLLLSANMPKYLWGEAVLCASHLINRLPSAPLQGCVPLEVLSNYVSIPSSNTLPARVFGCVAYVHLYKNQRTKLDARALKCVFVGYGSHQKGYKCYHPQSQKFYVTMDVTFSEDVCYFLPPVTPSKGEKSCYYEDLSNRQNECLAYEFSELEDPSSNIEKENRENRGSSREEALSNVLPTGQPDQSDQSAGETIFDQVEDEVLPSSDGVLDNASVSPSSSTVSPAQSSPEVCPNPSLSKSPFVSGSVPTKTLPSRSTRGQPPKHYEPTLSAKTKYPVANYVSTHRLSKPYVAFVNQLSSVSLPSKVQDAMKDEKWMKAMTVEMDALEKNCTWELVSLPPGKKTVGCRWVYTVKHNSDGSVDRYKARLVAKGYTQKYGVDYDETFAPVAKINTIRVLLSLAANLDWPLQQFDVKNAFLHGDLHEEVYMDLPPGYGTSTGEQVVCKLKKSLYGLKQSPRAWFGRFTKFMKKIGYRQSNSDHTLFLKHRCGKVTALIIYVDDMVVTGDDIEEIQRLQGQLSSEFEMKDLGNLKYFLGIEVARGKDCIVLSQRKYVLDLLAETGMLDCKPAATPIEQNHRLAEYIDQVPTNKGRYQRLVGRLIYLSHTRPDLAYAVSVVSQFMHNPSEAHMDAVFRILQYLKSAPGKGLIFSKFSHLDVSGYTDADWAGNITDRRSTSGYFTFVGGNLVTWKSKKQKVVARSSAEAEYRGMARGLCEMLWLRNLLRDLGFMQKKAMPLYCDNKAAIEIAHNPVQHDRTKHVEVDRHFIKEKLDAQVILFPFVPTEEQLADILTKALSSKAFYDSLDKLGIRDLYAPT